taggcattataaattatttttaaactttgttttatagatatagatataaatatagataaaaaaattaattatatatatataaataaataaatagatttaataaatataaaaatgaatgataaaagatatatataatatattatataaatattatatatatataagacatgtaataattatatatataaatatatatataaaatatgattaaagataatatataaaaaataatattttaatcttaaacGATTATGTaaccaaaaagttgacggaaaTGTATTGGTGacctttttaaaagttgaaggggtgatttgttttaaaaatcaatGTAAGGGTTAAAAGTAAGCGATCGGAGTAATTAGAGGGCCACCTAGataatttgtctttttttatatatatatatatatatatatatatattttgggagTGAGAAACCTTGATTGATTATGGTGAGAGCATATAGTGCACCTCAAAATAGTTGAAAAAGACCGTCCTTGATAAAAAATGACAAATCTTCAAAGAAAATTAATGATACTTTGTTCATTGTTTGATTTTATGGTTTAATTgactaaaaataaaagaaggCTTATTAATTGTCGGAGTTAAATGTgtcaatattttctttaattaaattattgattgattttttttttgagaaaactgttaaaaccatttcattaaaatcccaaaagtgggagagtCATAAATcaaaagctagacaaaccctaactatgattaaggatgacaatcaaaagaccctaaaaaaactgattagtagcattcatacattctaaaaaaacagagattacaaacagaaaagactacattcaaacctaactatCCCAGCTTGAGATTTTCGCATgtcatctatcttcattgagaggccttcttccccttcttcttcctcttcctctgaCGAtgtaaggagattgtattgaagaagatgatgcgTATTGTTGTTTCTCGTTTTGAAtttctctttgtacgagcccgttctgatttgatagaaagaattgtttctgagaatttcagagcttttacctttgttatcttcaacttgaatttctgtgTTTTTTTCTTCCTTATCTTTGACTTCAGTTTCAGACTCCACGTCGGTTTTGGAATTTTCTTTATCGGCTTTTGAATTTTctatttcagctttgaaattttgggtgtcttcgtcttgagtttcctcaataacaacttgaggttcatctttcATTTCCATCCTGATCCTTCAcattacagaaaattttcttttcctctttaCCTTGATTccttttactttctttccttcactgctttcctttttcccagaatcattcttgctttcttctacaactgtttgatctttgagtttggtctcctttgtttccttctttttattttctacttCTTAACTTTGATTGATTTGTTAGTTTAGAAGAATAGatgaaaaatattgataataggTGAGAAggtaaaatttaaatgttttaatttgttCTTAAATGATATGTATGAACTTAAAGCTTAACGATAACTTATAAAGTTGTATATGTTACCATTTATGACAAATTTTGTCATAATTTAGTAGAtgtatttcataattttatactaTTCTTCAATCCTTTAATTGTATTTAAAGAATTTAGAGAACAAATTTTATactatttctttatattatttaacaaatttagaTAATTCCTTATTGAGCTTATGCATTAAGCACAAAATGTGGCTTATACATTCTTTTAAATTGTATGTCTATTCTTACCATTGTATCTTCGGGTTAGATTTGATTGAGTTGATATTTATGGTTAGTATACACTTAATATATGGTTTAATTGaacataaaagtaaaatatatagttGATAGATCTTGCACCTAAGGTTGGGCCGAAAAAGGTCCATGCGCCCAAGGTTGGGCCGAATTAGGCTCACGCGTATACTGAGAATGAAAACCCTAatattgcatataaatatgtgttttCTTATGTTAAGTACAATCACTCACGTCTTTGGTTGTATGCCTATAAGGTGTTGCCTCCTCTAGCATCATTTGAATAAGTCCGAACCACAAGTTATCATTGTCGTGCTAGAGGTTTCACATGTATACAGTTAGATGTATCATGATTTTGATGTTAGGTCTAAGATGTGACATGTTCATGAGTTGTTTGAACATATTGTCGCTTCTTAAAAATCTACAGAAACTAAAGAGTGTATATTCAAGACTAAATCAAAGGATAGAAGGTATAAAATGTTGTGTGTTCTTTTATTAACGTTTTAACATCGATTATGAAAAATGAAAGTTCtatgattttgaaattttgttttttcaatacTTTTCAGGGCACTCGATTTCTCCAATATACCATTACATATTCTTAGCTTGGAGATCTGCTTCAAGGATTCAAACCTTCCCCAAATCCAAACCTGGACCAACTGAAATAGAGTTGCAACAACTCAGTTTAAACAGTTGAACACAACTATCTCTAATGATTTAAAGGAAAACACAACTAACTCCAATGATTAAGAGGACAAAGATGATTCCAACAACAATTTTGATGACTCCAATGAGTATTTAagtatctttatatatatatgtagtgTTTGGTATATGGTACTAGTTATACATGTATAAGTTATaaggggtataaattgtaaggagTTATTaggaggtataaattatataagttggtagtgtttggttaagaatataaaataggtataaattatatagattttattattttgtgtttggttaaTGGTATAAGAAgtataaaagactattttacccttatatttggataaattattattttaatatttattttatatgtaatttgtatagttaattatattgaaattaataaaaataattctaattattatataaatatattttaaaaataaataatcctattatattatattacttacattattttatatataatttaatttatataattatataaataaaatttatttataaattaattaaaatgtaactgttatttgtaaatttttgtatattaaaacaatattaattgtttgtataaaataaaatattaataataataattttaaaataaatatattttaaattaaaatgatatgattataaattagtttctaaataaattatatgtataagttgtattaattaataattatattattaatttatataattaattataaatatagttcATTAATAAAgaaacacaattttattttataaattaatttatatatgactactatttttttaattaacattattagtttttaaaacaattattatatttaattatttataaaaatatcacaataaaaattttatacttaaaattctaaaaatttttgtttacagagataaaatatatatatatatatatatatatatatatataaattaaaaaattaaataaaaataagtaattaaattattattattattatttaaattaaataattaaacacacttaaatataaatatatatttaattataatttattatttttattatattttaaaatatatcaaaagaaattaaaattttaaaattttaataaaattaagagataaaattgaaatattaaattttataaaaactataCAGTCGTCTTGTAACGGGTGTGAGTAGGTATAATATTATACCACTTtgaaggtataaattatacctaaaGAATCCtgtacatataaatataaattaaccaaacaatatttataacttaCTGTAGTTATACATATACTTTATCAACAGTGTAGTACTACATACCAAACATAGCCATAATATATATCATAgggattatgtttttttttttttatcaaattaatgattaaagatattattttttatttactttctcatctttatttatctttttaatatatttttaaatatatatataattaaaacaatagagtaaataaaaaattatattaataagagataatatatatatatatatatatatatattagttaaaagatataatttactatatttaaatagattaattaggaaagagaatatAAATTTTGGGAGAGTGAAACCTGGATTGATTAGTATAGTGCacctataaattattttgttaatatataagattataggggattatgattttttttataaattaaagattaaagagattattttttattttttttcttatcttttcaatatatattatttaaatatatgtatatataattaaaataatagagtaaataattaattatattaataaaatatatatatatatatatattatagttataagatataatttattttatttttaaaaaatacacatttattatatttatataaattaactagAAAAGAGAATTAATATAAACTAGCATCAATCATCGTTTGCACggataagaatatatttaaaatattaatattaataaatattttagataaaattaatattattcaaatttaattaatttaaaattggttttagtttttaaaattaagtttaatcttaaacttaatgttaacatatattttatccactCGGCACTCCACTTAATCCCTCAATTGATCATTATCTtatgactcacattttttcatatgtctttCTTATTCCTCGGGgaaccacccaccaatcttagtcgaacTCAATTAATTACATATCTTTTAAATCTCATCAAActcaaccaccaatcttaattACGACatcacacttgacaaaccacccatcacccacctgacctccatctcgtgacctcacactcaaGAGTGAAGTTAGGATTTCAAATCTATCCGggctaaaaatattttcataaaaactaatataacacatttttcatactAAATGCAAATAAAGTGACTTTCACTTCTTACTTTGTAATGGTGACATAATACCATTTTCCAAAAAGGTTCGGTCTGTTTATCTAAAAATGGTTGAGGATTTCCTAGAGGACCTAGACTGGATTTAAATTCACATACTGAGAAACACTAAGAATGATTTCATTTGAACTTGAAAAACAACAAGCCATTTGAGAATAATCCATATGACCATATCTATAGTCCATTTGCAACTTTTCTAATTTTTGCCAACATCTTGACAGCTATTGTGATCCAATCCTATGAAATAAGAGATTACATACAAATCAGCATCTCTATCTATGTTCATGAACTCTATAGAACTTATAAATtctacactagtaaaaaaagatcTTATAACGATTAGTAAACCAATCGCTATTAATCTCCAAACCAATCGTTATAGGTCTATAACGATTGGTCATAAATCAATCACCATCAATCGGCAGAGGTATTCTCATTGTTGTCTTAAATCTTAATTGGCAACGACAATTGGTGAATGACCAATCTCTATAGTCTATGGCGATTGGTTATTAAACCAATCGCAGATTCCTTATAAGTGTATATCAATTGGTTAATGGGTCAATCGCGATTTCCTAATAATTTTGATTGGTCTAATAACTAATCACTACAtgcaatataaataaaagtattatatttcataatattacaataataccTACAAAACCGAAAATTTAACTACTATCATAATTAAACCATAAACACCAAATACTCAATTAAACCAATATCATCATATCCAATCGCCACTAATAAAATACTAGCGATTGGTTCCTAAACCAATCTCTACCAACACTTCAAAAACGCGGCAAAGGATGGCACCATTTTTTTGCGGTTTTTTTACTAGGTTTGCTGCGATTATAAAATGAACCAATCGTCGATATGTCAAGGTAGTAGCGTAGTAGCGATTGTTCTAAAGAACAATTGCCATTATCAAGGCAGTAGCAATTAGAATTATTTCCAATCGCCACTATCTTTATAATGGCGATTGGTCTTTAGACCAATCTCTACCTATGCTCGCTTTAGGGCCTATTTTTACTAGTGCTAGATCAATCAAAATGACGAACTTAAATATCAATTAGTATAACTTATGGAGATTCTATAGTAATTAAACATATGAGAAATGACCATCTCCTTTTACATACACTCGGCTTTATGAGATCTCTAAGTGCTTTAACGCTCAAAACACCCAGGAGGAGAATACAATTTCTCAATTTAGGGTTCTTTCAAGTTCATGGATTTCTGCCACAGACTGGATTTCAAAACGTAGATAAAGATTTGGTAGGGTTTCAAACGAAGAAATCCATGGGACATCGACCTAATATTGTGTAAAAAGACATCGTGAACATCATCATCACcggaaattttaattttctatatagTGTTTTGGGTATTAATGTGTactatagaaaataaaatatattaaaagaggAACTCTAGAATACATAAGAGTGCATTGAGATGATGATAACTTACTTTAATGGGAAGAGGGTACTGAGAGATAACGTGATTCAACTAAGCGATAATGAGAGGAAGGATTGTGTTCGTAGTCATCGTCTTTGTCGGAAAGTTTCAGCCGTTTCGGTCTCAGACAAATTCGTCAGCCGCAATCTTTTCTTTTGACTGTTTAGGAGAGAAAGAATCATGGAAtagaaaaatatgtatatattacaTTTACGCGTATTACATATTAAGCATAAGTgtaatacgcgtaagtgtaatacgcttattacatattacgcgtaagtgtaattcgtgTAAGTGTAATACACGTAAGTGCATTCACAAGGGCAAGAGTAGACAAACATTTCGCAGGACGAAAAGACCTATTTTACAAGGTTTATCAAGCGTGGTCCATTTTTGGAATTACACCAATTATTAGggtcattttgtcaaatttccccttCTTTCAAATCTTCAATGATAAAAGTAATAATACATTCTTACAAAGAGAACATGTTTTGGTATTATGTTCTTATTGCATATTTTGTTGTTTGAaatgtgaatttcatttttttcaatccGTTCTTTTTTGTTTTGGAAATTAATACGGATAATCAACTTATCTTTGTTTTCATACGAACATGCTGAAAATTGTATGTAGAGATGCCACAATGAAGGAAATGTACCACTAAGGTTTTTGCATCATATAAGAAtctaatataagaaattattatttgagaATAGTTCTTATCTTAATACATTGTTATCTTTAGTGAAATTATAAGTCTCCGTTCAACAAGAATGTAATGTGATAgagatatttaaataagtttcatGTGGGACACAGTTATTCTCTTTTTGATAGAGTTGTTCCAACTGAGTTGTGCTGAGAGAAATTATGGGAGTCAAGGGTTCCTACTAAGATCTCTTTTTTCGAATGAAGTGCGATCCATATTGATATTCTAACTGATGATAGTTGTATATGAAATGGTATTATCTTAGTTAATCGATGTCATTTGTGTCTCAAAGAGGTGGAGATGACTCATCGTTTTCTTTTACATTGTAAGAGTGTCGctagtatttgaagtctttttaGACATTATTAGTATTCACTTTGTTATGTTGGGAACCATTGGTAAGTATTAAAAAACGTGGCTTGAAGCGACTAGATATGCGggactaaaaaaaattatattttgtattactaactattttataatattttaaaaaaatacttttaataatttttatataccaAATAAATTGTTGAacgtttaaaaaattaataatagttcttgtttgacaaaatttaattattattcatttttcaatatatttaaataaatatttatttataaatataaaactaatttaaataattattatagatttataaatattaaagttgaaatattgataatctaataaaataagCAGTGACAATTCAAGTTGGGATCGGACTAACACGTTAGCAAttgaaaaatactaacttaaaaATCGAATCGATTAGTAATTCGGGTCAAAATCTCTACCCTTAACCTgctatatttatttgtaattgaccCTAAACTGACTCGATTGACATGACTTAGCTCGAACCAAATtcgatttaattaatattatatctcTTCATTTCATATTAAAATCACATAAACACAAAAGAACAACGAAGTTAAATAAATTCGTTTAAAAAACCTGAGAAGATGAGCGAGTAGTAAATGACAAACACAAAatcttagaaaaaaatattataaacaggTTAATAGGTTTACTTTTGTCATTATAATCGACCCGGTTTTGACTTATTTATTACTCAGGTTAAATGAGTCAACATTTTGACTCGAATCCAAAATACATGACCATAACCTGATTTTTTGTGTTCGGATCGGATCGTATTTTCACATCGGGTTAGAAATTGTCGAATTTAATATACATGATTCAAACTTGATTTTTCGTGTTCGATTCGAATCGTATTTTTGTGTGGGGTAAAAATTATAGGCTCTCAaacaaagaataaataaaatgtcattaaGATAATTGAAATATGTAAGAGATGTAttgaaagaacaaaaaaaaaatatctccttttatttcaaaaccttataaactaaatttggtcaatgttaattatttttttttggttataatGACTTTTATtaccatttaaaataattatttagaaaagtGTCACTTTCATTAATCACTAAGCTCCAATGAAATATGTAACActtgtttatatatatcttaattagttagttaatataattataattaagtgGATGAATGTCTCACTCCATTATCATTTTCAAAGTCTCATTTCATACATGTAATATTTTGATTGGTTATAAAAAAAGGTCCCATTTCAATTGATAATGAAAATGATGAGATGATTacaattaataaactaattaattaaaaaaattagctCATGTTATAATATAACGTGTGCAACGTGGCCACCATAGAAACCAACTATATTAATAGCCGTACACGTGTCCACTTATGGCACTATTACCTCTAGTCAAGGGTTTTATCTTTATGCATGAAGACAACTTTTCATGAAATATATATCTACTACAATACTGCCACGTGTCATGCCAAatctttgaaaattttcatataataaaattttaaaatcgtCCTTCAACTTTTGAAATGTTTCATTAGTAATCAATCATCTTAAAACTTCCTATGCAccaatttatatttgaatatcatgacatctttttttttcatttatattttttaaaacccaCCATAAATCTAATGTTTATAACTATAATCTCTTAGCACATaacataataattcaaataagataatatataatagcaaacttaattagatatatatttaataatttatagacTCTTTTCACATCTAATTacgaaattttaaataaacttaaaaattgtTATCTAATGAACCCATTATTTATGTCAATGTCTTCTAAATTTTCTTACATGTacataagaatttttatttttaattagagtttttttCGTAAATGGCTAACATAACCGTCAATATTCATCAccgtttttatttttgtttgagtttatATCAAAAAGGGGGGGAAATGGGTGAGATCAAAGAAAAATGTCATTCAATACCCTTTTTATAACCAATCAAAACATTAGAGGTATGAAATGGCACTTTGAAAGACTCGTAGTTTGAGTTTTTCGATGTAAATCAAATATAAGACTTTTGATCTCTTAAGAAAGACTCTTGTCGTTTGAGAGACCTAGttcaaatataagatttttcaATTACTCGGTGAAAATTTGAAAACCAAAATTTTGTTAAGGGCcaaaaataaaatggaaaaatagTATAGAGGGTTGTTAATAGACTTTTTCCTTTTCACTTCCTTCCCTATCTTTTTAATGGATGATCATGAAAATTCAGCTGTCATTATCAAAATACTTGTTGAATTCTCCTTAAGAGTGGGTATCACCAGCTCATATTTGTTTACTTCTCCTTCAATCATATATCCAAACTCCATCTATAATCAAACCATCTTATAATTCTTCATCTCCTTCTTCCATCAACATGTTAAGTCTTCAAAGGGATCATGATCAAGATCACtatgatgatgatcatgatgatgaagaagctGTGATAAGAGAAATCCATGCTTTAACACCTCCACACCCACCATCGGCTCCAATCCGCCATCATCAATCTTCGACACCCTCCATGGCTAGTGGAGCATCGAGTGAGAACTTCACAAGCATTAGTAGAGAATTCAACGCTTTAGTATTGGCAGGATCAAACTTGGAAAGTGATAGAACAAATGATATTGCTAACTTGATGAGGATAAGAGAGGAGATTGATGATCATCATGAGGAAACTAATCCTCTTGCAATTGTACTCGATAACAACAACAATCACAACAATCCTGCGGTTGCATCGCCTGCTAGGGGTGGTCGGGCGAGTAGTACCACTACTCGTCAAGTTGTTCAATCGAGTAACCAACTTGTATCGGTGCAGATGGTGAAGAGGGAAGAAGTTGAATCGAAGATATCGGCTTGGCAGAATGCGAAAATGGCGAAAGTTAATAATAGGTTCAAGAGGGAGGATGCTGTTATTAGTGGTTGGGAAAACGAGCAAGTTCAGAAAGCCTCATCTTGGATGAAAAAAGTCGAGGTACTACTATATGGATGTGCCATCTTTCGCGAAAGAATAAActctaattttgaattttgattgaTGAACAGAGGAGGCTGGAGGAGAAGAGGGCAAAAGCGATGGAGAAGATGGAAAACGACGTGGCGAAAGCGCATAGAAAAGCCGAGGAAAGAAGAGCATCGGCCGAAGCCAAGCGAGGAACCAAAGTTGCGAGGATTCTTGATGTTGCTAATCTCATGAGAACTGTGGGAAGAGCTCCTGCTAAGAAGTCTTTTTTCTAAGTTGtaacaaaccaaacaaatatcATTCATTCTCCCTATTTAGTTTTTGTGTGTGAgaattgaaacaaaaaaaaaatgtaaggaaGATTGTTGTGTGAATTCTCGAAAACAATTACGATTTTCATAACGATGTGTACTCAAACAGATAAAATACACGAATCGAAACTACTACCGATAAAAAATTCGCCAAAGTACCACTTCAAACGAAGTGGGGATAAGGTCAAAACTACAAGGGTATATTCCAGATTATTAAGGGCGAATGGaaataaaactgaaataaaTCTTCTCGAAGAAATTATAACGATTCTTTAATTAATCATCGATTGAATATGATATTCAAGGATAGTAACCGGTGATGGTGAATCCCCTTCCGACAATCTCACCAGCACAATACCATGCAAAGCACTCTACTCCAAAGAGGGTCGCAACTCCGATATCCTCAACTTTCAATTCCTGCCTGTTTTTCCACGCGTGCTTCACGAAATCAAATTCCTTCCGGAATGACTCGCAACGGTTAGGAATACTGCACGTCGACAAAAACAAATAAGCGTTTTCAAATGGGGTCAATACTGGTAATGGGTAAAAAAAGTTATACCTAACCATGCAAATTCATGGATGTGTTAATCCACTTTTGTAACagaattgttttttctttcccAACAAAGAAAGCCATGCTTTCTACATCTTCAAAAGGCAGATAATTTGGTATCATCCACCTTTatgcataattttttatttattttagaaagctAACCCGGCTCCCACAGTCATGGCCCCCCAATTCAATTTATGGCATTCTTATTTGAAATCGAACCCTAGTGGGTTATCCACCTTATGcaaataattgaattgaataaCAAAATTCACACTACAATATCTATCATGATCtacaaaataatctttatacgAAATACAAGTGAAGTGAAACAGCACACTATAACTTGGATCATGATATAATCGAGAAAATAATCTTATACCAAACCAAAAAACGAATCTCTTTCAATTTTGGCGATTTTCCCAGTAGAATCATGATTGTGAAAGAAATTGTTTACAAAATGACAGTTTCCAAATAAGCTAAATATTCAATATGTAACACATGTTATAGAGAAAGGACACCCACAGACAGAAAACAAAATAGACGTGATATCCATGTATAAGCATGTTTGACAAGAATGATTGTAGCCAATTGACAACCTAGTTTTTACCAAGAATCCCATATATACTTGGAAGGAAATTAATAGAGCTTGATTTACAAACACGATATGATTCCGGTCTAATACAGAAACTTGAGCCATTTAATTAAGCAGGTGATAAAAAACAGTTTTTCAGCATATCAAAATCTAGAACCCACATGTCTTAAGACTCTTTGTAGGCCAATAAACATCAAAGATATGCCAAAAGCCATCTGCAATCCAACACATACTGTTGCTTTCTACAAAGAAGTTGATGCACCTTGATACCTAGAGActcttaatttaaatacaaatattctTAGGGCCTCAACTTCATCTTGTTATAGATCAAATTTCAgtcatattttcttttactaGTCCTTGTTAAGCTAAATTTCCTCTATGATTTCATTTTGTTGTTCTATCTTATAAGCTCTAGTGCTTTACTAGTATGTTTGACACATCCATATAGTTTTAAACCAGATATTCTAAAACTGATGCATCATAATATTTCTCAATCTTCACATATTATTCTTCCTTCTATCTATACATGCCAACTAATGAGGTTTTGATCAACAATCCCGTGATAATGAATCAGTAACAGAACATTCCATAGTTATAAAACAGAACATCATTTTTAAAACAAGATATAGTTACAGCAAAAAGAAATATGACATAGACAGTCATTCTCATTGATTGTAGATAGTGTTGAAGCTAAAATCAGCAAAACTATTTCTAGAGAATGTGAGATTGCATTAAAAAACTGAAGTTAACTCATAGCGAGCCATATAAATAATAGTATCATGTGAAAGACACAAGTAATTAATGATTAACAAATGAAGCTTCAACAGTACAAAACTTCAGGTTACCTAGTTGAAGGGAAATATCGAAATCCATGTCTTATTCTTTTCAATAAAACCAATGCACACACTATTGAGACACAAAATATCAGGTGTCTTTATGTTCTAGGTCTCGAAAACACGATAAAAGCTAGGTAAACATACTAATACAAAACATGAATAGCGTGTAATTAGTTACCTAGCAAGGCGAGTGTAGAGCAACTGTTTGGCTAACAAGTTGCAGGTCTCTACAGTAGGTGGATCTTGAATGTACTGCTTGTTTTGCTCCAACAATTGCTTGTGATAAGCAGTTCCATTCTTCATCAAAAACTGTGTAGCTTGACATGCCTTTGACTGAAGTTGTTGCAACCTTGAAGCCATCCTTAAATtctaacaaacaaaaacatagAATCAAAGTCAAATATGTGAATCGATCATTTTAGATAAGGTTTCTAACTCAAAACAACATCAGAACATGAACGAGATCGGATATTATCCGTATTCATCATTTACATCTGTTTTATCATCTTCTCAACATGCATTCTAAAGATCAGCTAAGTAACTAGTTAGTTACGTGACGGTAAACTGAAAAACTTATCAGATCCGTAAAGAAGAGGCAAATAGCAACGGAATGAAAGATAATAAGCAGAAATTAGAGATGAATTCTTACATCGAATGAAGATTAAGCAATAAAAGATGTGAGAAAAAGGAGATCTGATAGAAATCGAGCAGTGTTGATCTACGTTGAGTGAATAGAGAGAATCGAAGTGAATCGA
This is a stretch of genomic DNA from Impatiens glandulifera chromosome 4, dImpGla2.1, whole genome shotgun sequence. It encodes these proteins:
- the LOC124936109 gene encoding uncharacterized protein LOC124936109; amino-acid sequence: MASRLQQLQSKACQATQFLMKNGTAYHKQLLEQNKQYIQDPPTVETCNLLAKQLLYTRLASIPNRCESFRKEFDFVKHAWKNRQELKVEDIGVATLFGVECFAWYCAGEIVGRGFTITGYYP
- the LOC124936108 gene encoding remorin 4.2-like, with product MLSLQRDHDQDHYDDDHDDEEAVIREIHALTPPHPPSAPIRHHQSSTPSMASGASSENFTSISREFNALVLAGSNLESDRTNDIANLMRIREEIDDHHEETNPLAIVLDNNNNHNNPAVASPARGGRASSTTTRQVVQSSNQLVSVQMVKREEVESKISAWQNAKMAKVNNRFKREDAVISGWENEQVQKASSWMKKVERRLEEKRAKAMEKMENDVAKAHRKAEERRASAEAKRGTKVARILDVANLMRTVGRAPAKKSFF